GGCGGTGACGCTGACCAACGAGGGCGAGGACCTGCACGAGATCGTGCTCGCCCGGCTGAACGACGACGTCACCCTGCCGGTCGAGCAGGTGCTGGCCCTGCCGACGGAGGAGGCGCTGGCGTCGGTGCAGCTCGTCGGCATCGTCGTCGTCCCGCCCGGGGCGTCCGACACGGTGTTCGTCGACGCGTCGCCCGGCCGCTACGTGGTCGCCTGCTTCATCCCGGAGGGCACGACGCTCGCCGGGCCCGGGACCGGCCCGCCGCACTTCACGCTCGGCATGATGAAGGAGATCACGGTCGCATGACACCGGTGAGCCGGCGGTCGTTCCTGCGGACGGTCGGGGCGGGGGCCGGGCTGCTCGTGCTCGGCGCCTGCTCCGCCCCCGCGTCCGGGCCGCCGGTCACCGAGGTGGCACTGGGTGCCGGCGAGGTCGGGATCGACCTGGCCGGCACCCTGGCCACGACCTGGGGCTACAACGGGACGGTCCCGGGCCCGGAGCTGCGGGTGCGGGCCGGTGACGTCCTGCGCGCCCGGCTGCGCAACGCCCTGCCCGAACCGACCACGATCCACTGGCACGGGATCTCGCTGGTCAACGCCATGGACGGCACGCCGGGGCTCACCCAGGCCCCGGTGGATCCGGGTGCCGCGTTCGACTACGAGTTCCGGGTGCCCGAGGCGGGCACCCACTGGTACCACGCCCACTCCGGGCACCAGCTCGACCGCGGCATGTACGGGGCGCTGATCGTCGAGCCGCGCACCGAGGAGCTCGCCTACGACCGCGAGCACACCCTGCTGCTCGACGACTGGCGCGACGGCCTCGATGCCCCCGGCGACGACGGCGAGCACGCGGCGCACGGCGGGGTGGGGCTCGGCGGCGGAGTGGGGCTCGGCGGCGGCCCGGGGACCGCCCCCGGCACGGGCGCCGTCGCGGATCCGGGGCCCGACCGCGTGTCCTTCGGCGGCCGGTCCTACCCGTTGATGCTGGTCAACGCCCGCCCCCCGGCCGACCCCGCTGTGTTCGAGGTGCGCCGCGGCGACCGGGTGCGCCTGCGCGTCGTCAACGCTGCGGCCGACACCGGCTTCCGGTTCGCGATCGCCGGGCACCGCCTCACCGTCACCCACTCCGACGGGATGCCGGTGCGGCCCGTCACCGTCGACGCGCTGCGGATCGGCATGGGCGAGCGCTACGACGTCCTCGTCGACGCCGGCGCGCCGGGGGCCTGGCAGATCGGGGTGCTGCCGGAGGGCAAGACCGGCTTCGGGCGGGCGGTGCTGCGCTACGCCGACGCCCCCGCGACGCCCGCCCCGCCCGCCGACGCCCGCCCGACCGAGCTCGACGGTCGGCTGCTCACCTACGACGACCTCGTCGGCACCGGGCCGGCGGAGGTCCCGCCGACCGGCGGCCCCGACCGCACCTTCGCCCTGACGCTGCGGGGCACCGACATCGACGTCGACGGCCTCGGCCCCGACGAGCCGCTCCCGGTGAGCCCCGGCGAGTGGGTGCGGGTGGCGGTGCGCAACGAGAGCGCGAACTTCCATCCCGTCCACCTGCACGGGCACCACTTCCAGCTCGCGACCCCCGGGCGCGCCCTCAAGGACACCGCCGTCGTGGCCGCGCGGGGCGGCGAGCTGACGTTCGACTGGCGCGCCGACAACCCCGGCGAGTGGATGATCCACTGCCACAACCACTACCACATGGAGGACGGGATGATGCGGACGATCAGCTACCGGTAGCGCGAGCCCCGCAGCTGCGCGACCAGGCCCGAGCGGTGCGCGGACGCGGCCCACAGCAGCACCCCGGCCCCCAGCCCGACCAGCCCCCGCGGGTACAGCTGCCCCACCGAGTTGAGCGCCAGGAACGCCCCGAGCGCCGCCAGCACCATCAGCGCCGCCCCCAGCAGCAGGTACGTGCGGTCGCCCAGCAGCGACGACGCCGGCACCAGCAGCGCGCCGACCACCCCGAACCCGAGCGGCACCGCCAGTTCGCCGTACGGGGTGAACCCGAGCAGCGCCGACCCGGCGACGATGACGACGAGCCCGATCACCGCCAGCCGCAGCAGGCGGCGGCTGCGCCAGCGCTCCATCGGTCGCTCGGCGCCGTCGCGGCTGCCGACGACGAACAACCACGCCGTGACGCCGAGCCCGGCGGCCAGCACCACCGTCCCGGTGCCCGCGTCCAGCGCCGAACTCCCCACCAACCACCCGACGCCGCCGGCCAGTGCGAGCACCGCGGCGGCGGAGAGCGTGACCGTCCTCGCCATGCTTCTCACGGTAGCGCTACGCCCCGCTGTGCCAGGCTTGACCCGAACGACGCTCCCCCACCACCACCGCCTGGAGTCGCTCCGTGCCCCACCCCCAGTTGGACCGCCGCACCGTCGTCGTGGGGGCCGCCGCGCTGACCGCGGGGCTCGCCGTCGCCGGCTGCTCGGCCGCCTCGCCCGCCTCCGCCCCGGCCGCCGCGGACGGGCCGCTCGCCCCCACCACCGACGTCCCCGTCGGCGGTGCGACGATCTTCGCCGACCAGGGCGTCGTCGTCACCCAGGCCACCGCGGGCGCGTTCGCCGCGTTCTCCACGGTCTGCCCGCACCAGGGCTGCAACGTCAACGCCGTCGAGGGCACCGAGATCGTCTGCCCGTGCCACGACAGCCGCTTCGACCTCGGCGGCGCCGTGCTCACCGGCCCCGCCGAGTCGGGCCTGACCAGCGTGCCCGTCACGGTCTCGGGCACCGAGCTCACCCTCGGCTGAACCGCCGCACCTGCAGCCGGTAGCCCACCGGGATCTCCAGGCCCGGCACGGCCGCGAGCGCGCGGTCGGCCGTGGCCCGGGAGAACTCGATGCGCAGGACCGCCTCGAGCGTCGCGCGGTCCGGGAAGGCCCACCGCGTCGCGATCCGGCGCAGCGAGAACCCGCGCCGGACGAAGAACCGCTCGGCCGCGACGGGGTCGTAGTGCGGGATGTCGGCGCGCATCCAGTCGCCGTAGGGCGGCTGCGTGGCGTCGAGGTCGACGATCGCGAGCACCCCGCCGGGACGCAGCACGCGCCGGGCCTCGGCGAGCCCCGGTTCGCACCCCGCCCCGAAGAAGTACGCGGTGCGCGCGTGCAGGAGGTCGACCGACGCGTCCGGGAGCGGAAGGGCCGCGGCCCCGCCCTCCAGGACGGGGAGCCCGCGTCCGCGGGCCCGGCGCACCAGCGGCGGGTGCGGCTCGACGCCGATCACCGACGCCGCCCCGTCGGCGAAGACGGGCAGGTGGAAGCCGTCGCCGCAGCCGACGTCGACGACGTCGGCCCCCGCCCACGGGGCGTCCTCGCGCAGCGCGGCCCAGATCGCCCCGTCGACGTCCTGGGCGCGGTTCTCCTGCTCGTAGACCTCCGGCCAGTTCCACAGGTTCGGGCTGGGGATGGTCATGCCGCGGTCCTCACACCGGCACGAGCACGCTCAGCACCAGCCAGGCCACGACGGCGGTGGGGAGCAGGGAGTCGAGGCGGTCCATCATGCCGCCGTGCCCGGGCAGCAGGTTGCCCATGTCCTTGATGCCCAGGTCGCGCTTGATCATCGACTCGACGAGGTCGCCCAGCGTCGCGGAGATCACCAGCAGCGACCCGGTGAGCACCCCGACCAGCCAGGGACCGCCGAGGAACAGGTGGACGCAGAGCGCGCCGGTGGCCATGCCCGCGAGCTGCGAACCGGCGAAGCCCTCCCAGGACTTCTTCGGGCTGATCGTGGGGGCCATCGGGTGGCGGCCGAACAGCACGCCCGCGGCGTAGCCGCCCACGTCGGAGGCGATCACCGGGAGCATGAACGTGAGCACGCGGCCGAGCCCGTCCGGGGCCACGGTCATCAGCACGGCGAACCCGCAGCACAGCGGCACGTAGGCGGCGGTGAAGACGGTCGCGGTGACGTCGCGGACGTAGTGCGAGGCTCCCCCGCGCATCCGCCACAGCAGCGTGGCCACCATCGTCAGCGCGAACGACCCGGCCAGCCCCGCGGTGCCGAACGGCCAGGCCAGCCAGATCATGGCCTGCCCGCCGACCAGCACCACCGGCAGCGGCACCTCGATGCCCGCCCCGCGGCGCAGCGCGCCCGCGAGCTCCCAGGTGGCGATGGCCGCCGACACCGCGAGCACCGCGACGAAGAACTGCCGCACGATCAGCAGCGACGACAGGATGATCGCGCCCATCGACAGGCCCACCGCGATCGCCGCGAACAGGTTGCGGCCCAGCCGCGCCGATTTCGGCACCCGGGGCGGCAGCACCTCCCCGGGCGTCAGCGGTGACCCCGCCGCGGCGAACGGCAGGTCACGGGATGCGGAGGTCGACACCGTCTCAGACTTCGAGGAGTTCGGTCTCCTTGTGCTTCACCAGGTCGTCGATCTGGTGGACGTACTTGTCGACGGTGGTCTGCAGCTCCTTCTCCGCGCGGGCCACCTCGTCCTCGCCCGCCTCGCCGTCCTTGGCGATGCGGCCGAGCTCGTCCATCGCCTTGCGGCGGACGCTGCGGACGGTGACGCGTGCGTCCTCGCCCTTGCTCCGCGCGACCTTGACCATCTCGCGGCGGCGCTCCTCGGACAGCTGCGGGATGACGCACCGGATGATCTGGCCGTCGTTGCCGGGGTTCAGGCCGAGGTCGGACTCGCGGATCGCCTTCTCCAGCGCCTTGAGCGAGCTCGCGTCGTACGGCTTGATGATCACCATGCGGGCCTCGGGGATGGTGATCGAGGCGAGCTGGTTGATCGGGGTCATCGCGCCGTAGTACTCGACGACGACCCGGGAGAACATGTTGGGCGTCGCGCGGCCGGTGCGCACCGAGGCGAGGTCGTCCTTCGCGACGGTGACGGCCTTCTCCATCTTCTCCTCGGCGTCGAAGAGCGTCTCGTCGATCACGACGTACCTACCTTTCCCCGGGCCGTTCCACCGGCGTACTGACCAGCGTGCCGATCCTCTCACCCCGCACCGCACGGGCGATGTTGCCCTCCACGAGCAGGTTGAACACGATGATCGGCATCTTGTTGTCCATGCAGAGGCTGAACGCGGTGGCGTCGGCGACCTTGAGCCCCTGCTCCAGCACCTCGCGATGGGTGATCTCGTCGAAGAGCTTCGCGTCGGGGTCGGTCTTCGGGTCGGCGGTGAACACGCCGTCGACGCCCTTCGCGAGCAGCAGCGCCTCCGCGCCGATCTCGAGCGCGCGCTGCGCACCGGCGGTGTCGGTGGAGAAGTAGGGCATGCCCACGCCCGCGCCGAAGATCACGACGCGGCCCTTCTCCAGGTGCCGGATCGCGCGCCGCGGGATGTAGGCCTCGGCGACCTGGCCCATCGTGATGGCGGTCTGCACGCGCGTGTCGATGTGGTGCTCGCGCTCCAGGAAGTCCTGCAGGGCGAGGCAGTTCATGACGGTGCCGAGCATGCCCATGTAGTCGGCCCGGGAGCGCTCCATGCCCCGGTCCTGCAGCTCGGCGCCGCGGAAGAAGTTGCCGCCGCCGATGACGACCGCCACCTGCGCCCCCGAGGAGACGACCTCGGCGATCTGCCGGGCGACGGTCTCGACGACCTCCGGGTCGACACCGACGGCACCACCGCCGAACATCTCCCCGCCGAGCTTGAGCAGTACGCGGCGGAATCCGGGGCGGTCGTCGGTGTCGACTCGGGGTGCGGTCATCAGGCCTGGCCGACCTCGAAGCGCGCGAACGTCTTGACCGTGACACCGGCCTCGTCGAGCAGCGCCTTCACGGTCTTCTTCGAGTCCTGCACCGACGCCTGCTCGAGGAGCACGACGTCCTTGTAGAACCCGTTGATGCGGCCGTCGACGATGCGGGGCAGCACCTGCTCGGGCTTGCCCTCCTCGCGGGCGGTGGCCTCGGCGATGCGACGCTCGTTCTCGATCACGTCGGCCGGGACCTCGTCGCGGGTGGTGTAGGTCGGGCGGGCCGCGGCGATGTGCATCGCGACGCCCTTGACCACCTCGTCGGAGGACCCGTCGTAGGAGACCAGCGCGCCGATGGCCGGCGGCAGGTCCGACGCGCGGCGGTGCAGGTACAGCGCGACCGGCCCGTCGACGTGGATGTAGCGCTTGAGCTCGAGCTTCTCGCCGATGCGGGCGGACAGAGCGAGGACGGCGTCCTCGACGGTGCCGTCGTCGAGCTTGGCCGCCTTGAGGGCGTCGAGGTCGGCGGGCTTGTCGGCCACGGCGACCTGCAGGATCGAGTCGGCGAGCTTCTGGAAGTCGTCGCTCTTGGCGACGAAGTCGGTCTCGCAGTTGAGCTGGACCATCGTGCCGCCCTCGGCGACGACGAGGCCGTTGGCCGTCTCGCGGCCGGCGCGCTTGTCGATGTCCTTCGCGCCCTTGATGCGCAGCAGCTCGACGGACTTGTCGAAGTCGCCGTCGGAGTCCTCCAGCGCCTTCTTGCAGTCCATCATCCCGGACCCGGTGAGGTCGCGGAGCTTCTTCACGTCGGCGGCGGTGTAGTTCGCCATGGTGGGTCTCTTCGTCCTTCGTCGATGGGACCGGCACCGCCCCGGGCCCCGCACGTGGAGTCGCGGAGGCCTGGGGCGGCGGAGGTCAGCTGGCGGTCTGGGTGCCGTTGCTGGTGGTGGCCGGAGCGGGCTCGGCGGCCGGGTTCGGCGCCTCGGCCGGGGCCGCGGCGGCTGTGAGGCTCGCCCCGTCGGAGCCGGCGCCGCTGGTGAGCAGCTCCTGCTCCCACTCGGCGAGCGGCTCCTCGGCCGCGGCCTTCTCCTCGCCGCCGTCGCCACCGCGGGCGCGCGAGCGCTGCATGAGGCCGTCGGCCGCCGCCTGCGCCACGACCTTGGTCAGCAGTGCGGCGGAGCGGATCGCGTCGTCGTTGCCCGGGATCGGGAAGTCGACCTCGTCGGGGTCGCAGTTCGTGTCCAGGATGGAGACGACGGGGATGCCCAGCTTGCGGGCCTCGCCGACCGCGATGTGCTCCTTCTTGGTGTCGACGATCCAGACCGCGCTCGGGACCTTGGTCATGTCCCGGATGCCGCCCAGGGTCTTCTCGAGCTTGGTCTTCTCGCGGGTGAGCATGAGGATCTCCTTCTTGGTGCGACCCTCGAAGCCCCCCGTCTGCTCCATCGTCTCGAGCTCCTTCATCCGCTGAAGGCGCTTGTGGACGGTCTGGAAGTTGGTGAGCATGCCACCCAGCCAGCGCTGGTTGACGTACGGCATGTTGACGCGGCCCGCCTCGTCGGCGATGGCCTCCTGCGCCTGCTTCTTCGTGCCGACGAACATGATCGTGCCGCCGTGCGCGACGGTCTCGCGCACGAACTCGTAGGCCCGGTCGATGTAGGACAGCGTCTGCTGCAGGTCGATGATGTAGATGCCGTTGCGCTCGGTGAGGATGTAGCGCTTCATCTTCGGGTTCCAGCGTCGGGTCTGGTGCCCGAAGTGCACGCCGCTGTCGAGCAGCTGCTTCATGGTGACGACGGCCATGGCCGGTGTTCACCTCTCGGTCTGGCGCGGTCGCTCGGCGACCGTGCGTGCGGTTGCGCGGAGCGTCGGTCGACGGTTCCGCCCTGGCGTCGCGTCGGCGTCCGGACCCGCCGGTCGGAAACCCGCGGGACCGCCCGTCCGCCGATCCCGCCCCGTGGGATGCGCGGGGTGGAAACGCGAGCGCGCGAAGTCACCCCGGGAATCCGGGGTGCGGGTCGAGTGTACGCCGGGGCCCGCTCCCCCCTCACCGGGCGTCCCGGGGTTGTCCACGTCGACGGGGGCCCGTCCACAGCGGGCGGATCCGGCCCCCCGTCCCGGCCGATCCGCGGCAGCCTGGGGGCATGGACCGAGGCGGGACCGCTCCCCCGCGCCGCCCCGCGGCGGCGGCGCGGCGGGGCGTCCCCGGTGCTCTGCTCGCGGTCCTCGTGGCGGCCGCCGCACTCGTGGCCGCGGCGCCACCGGGCGAGGCGGCCGCGCCCGCTCCGCCAGGGAGCCCCGCGGTTCCCCCAGCGCCCGTTCCCCCAGCGCCCGTTCCCCCGGCCGCGCCCGTTCCGCCGGCCGCGCCCGTTCCGCCGGCCGCGCCCGTTCCGCCGGCCGCGCCCGTTCCGCCGGCCGCGCCCGTTCCGCCGGCCGCGCCCGTTCCGCCGGCCGCGCCCGTTCCGCCGGCCGCGCCCGTTCCGCCGGCCGCGCCCGTTCCGCCGGCCGCGCCCGTTCCGCCGGCCGCGCCCGTTCCGCCGGCCGCGCCCGTTCCGCCGGCCGCGCCCGTTCCGCCGGCCGCGCCCGTTCCGCCGGCCGCGCCCGTTCCGCCGGCCGCGCCCGTTCCGCCGGCCGCGGAGCCGC
This sequence is a window from Pseudonocardia petroleophila. Protein-coding genes within it:
- a CDS encoding multicopper oxidase family protein, translating into MTPVSRRSFLRTVGAGAGLLVLGACSAPASGPPVTEVALGAGEVGIDLAGTLATTWGYNGTVPGPELRVRAGDVLRARLRNALPEPTTIHWHGISLVNAMDGTPGLTQAPVDPGAAFDYEFRVPEAGTHWYHAHSGHQLDRGMYGALIVEPRTEELAYDREHTLLLDDWRDGLDAPGDDGEHAAHGGVGLGGGVGLGGGPGTAPGTGAVADPGPDRVSFGGRSYPLMLVNARPPADPAVFEVRRGDRVRLRVVNAAADTGFRFAIAGHRLTVTHSDGMPVRPVTVDALRIGMGERYDVLVDAGAPGAWQIGVLPEGKTGFGRAVLRYADAPATPAPPADARPTELDGRLLTYDDLVGTGPAEVPPTGGPDRTFALTLRGTDIDVDGLGPDEPLPVSPGEWVRVAVRNESANFHPVHLHGHHFQLATPGRALKDTAVVAARGGELTFDWRADNPGEWMIHCHNHYHMEDGMMRTISYR
- a CDS encoding class I SAM-dependent methyltransferase, whose translation is MTIPSPNLWNWPEVYEQENRAQDVDGAIWAALREDAPWAGADVVDVGCGDGFHLPVFADGAASVIGVEPHPPLVRRARGRGLPVLEGGAAALPLPDASVDLLHARTAYFFGAGCEPGLAEARRVLRPGGVLAIVDLDATQPPYGDWMRADIPHYDPVAAERFFVRRGFSLRRIATRWAFPDRATLEAVLRIEFSRATADRALAAVPGLEIPVGYRLQVRRFSRG
- the frr gene encoding ribosome recycling factor — its product is MIDETLFDAEEKMEKAVTVAKDDLASVRTGRATPNMFSRVVVEYYGAMTPINQLASITIPEARMVIIKPYDASSLKALEKAIRESDLGLNPGNDGQIIRCVIPQLSEERRREMVKVARSKGEDARVTVRSVRRKAMDELGRIAKDGEAGEDEVARAEKELQTTVDKYVHQIDDLVKHKETELLEV
- the pyrH gene encoding UMP kinase encodes the protein MTAPRVDTDDRPGFRRVLLKLGGEMFGGGAVGVDPEVVETVARQIAEVVSSGAQVAVVIGGGNFFRGAELQDRGMERSRADYMGMLGTVMNCLALQDFLEREHHIDTRVQTAITMGQVAEAYIPRRAIRHLEKGRVVIFGAGVGMPYFSTDTAGAQRALEIGAEALLLAKGVDGVFTADPKTDPDAKLFDEITHREVLEQGLKVADATAFSLCMDNKMPIIVFNLLVEGNIARAVRGERIGTLVSTPVERPGER
- the tsf gene encoding translation elongation factor Ts, whose product is MANYTAADVKKLRDLTGSGMMDCKKALEDSDGDFDKSVELLRIKGAKDIDKRAGRETANGLVVAEGGTMVQLNCETDFVAKSDDFQKLADSILQVAVADKPADLDALKAAKLDDGTVEDAVLALSARIGEKLELKRYIHVDGPVALYLHRRASDLPPAIGALVSYDGSSDEVVKGVAMHIAAARPTYTTRDEVPADVIENERRIAEATAREEGKPEQVLPRIVDGRINGFYKDVVLLEQASVQDSKKTVKALLDEAGVTVKTFARFEVGQA
- a CDS encoding Rieske (2Fe-2S) protein, coding for MPHPQLDRRTVVVGAAALTAGLAVAGCSAASPASAPAAADGPLAPTTDVPVGGATIFADQGVVVTQATAGAFAAFSTVCPHQGCNVNAVEGTEIVCPCHDSRFDLGGAVLTGPAESGLTSVPVTVSGTELTLG
- the rpsB gene encoding 30S ribosomal protein S2, producing MAVVTMKQLLDSGVHFGHQTRRWNPKMKRYILTERNGIYIIDLQQTLSYIDRAYEFVRETVAHGGTIMFVGTKKQAQEAIADEAGRVNMPYVNQRWLGGMLTNFQTVHKRLQRMKELETMEQTGGFEGRTKKEILMLTREKTKLEKTLGGIRDMTKVPSAVWIVDTKKEHIAVGEARKLGIPVVSILDTNCDPDEVDFPIPGNDDAIRSAALLTKVVAQAAADGLMQRSRARGGDGGEEKAAAEEPLAEWEQELLTSGAGSDGASLTAAAAPAEAPNPAAEPAPATTSNGTQTAS
- a CDS encoding phosphatidate cytidylyltransferase, which translates into the protein MTPGEVLPPRVPKSARLGRNLFAAIAVGLSMGAIILSSLLIVRQFFVAVLAVSAAIATWELAGALRRGAGIEVPLPVVLVGGQAMIWLAWPFGTAGLAGSFALTMVATLLWRMRGGASHYVRDVTATVFTAAYVPLCCGFAVLMTVAPDGLGRVLTFMLPVIASDVGGYAAGVLFGRHPMAPTISPKKSWEGFAGSQLAGMATGALCVHLFLGGPWLVGVLTGSLLVISATLGDLVESMIKRDLGIKDMGNLLPGHGGMMDRLDSLLPTAVVAWLVLSVLVPV